The following are encoded in a window of Telmatobacter sp. DSM 110680 genomic DNA:
- a CDS encoding SpoIIE family protein phosphatase encodes MRLQCVALFIAIAAIAPSAFSARPTALTIPLQGCVWHSGDNPEWSAPSLDESGWQHYALHQQVSQSHLWIRCHADLSPIVDFDEPALQVRLYAAYEVYVDGRLIGTFGNLQSGSFGMSLIQQWPLPRDLPHTSSIAIRSAWHFTSAIPFAPYPSLELRAGSEPSLRDRRSTVIVAEGERHLIPAICFCIVGILGLIVLGLWINEPGRRELLVLGINCVALPPIYLNYLGAAALLAYPASAYFIVWAVPAFLTNICRTVFFFQLAHRRVPFLIWALIALATAIHLITFAVAVLPPSPALWLDGLRSGPLGAISQFASVLESSAPFFAFMPWRRLSRRMRPLAALCMVWGVTMMLFFSVRFTSARVPGLPDLQSQWSNTVSDFEAIATLGVLVALLTLLSREQQQVARERAILAGELQAAQQVQQLLAPSTLDTLPGFRLAVAFHPVSEVGGDFYNCSILHGERQRIIIGDVSGKGAAAAMTAAVILGAAQRHEEESPAALLHHLNLVLANMHVSGFATCLCAEISSRCEVILANAGHLAPYCNGHELSILNGFPLGIVPEAEYAETTLQLSPGDSLTFFSDGVVEARNQAGELFGFDRAAAISTQTTESIASTIQAFGQEDDVTIVTLAL; translated from the coding sequence ATGCGCTTGCAATGCGTGGCACTCTTCATCGCGATTGCAGCGATTGCGCCCTCCGCCTTCAGTGCGCGTCCGACGGCTCTGACAATTCCACTGCAGGGATGCGTGTGGCACTCCGGCGACAACCCTGAGTGGTCGGCTCCCTCACTCGACGAGTCCGGCTGGCAGCACTACGCACTGCACCAGCAAGTCTCTCAATCTCATCTCTGGATCCGTTGTCATGCCGATCTCTCTCCCATCGTCGACTTCGACGAGCCCGCGCTTCAGGTCAGGCTCTACGCCGCCTATGAGGTCTACGTAGACGGTCGTCTTATCGGAACCTTCGGCAATCTTCAGAGCGGCAGTTTTGGCATGAGCCTCATCCAGCAATGGCCCTTGCCTCGCGATCTCCCTCACACCTCATCCATCGCCATTCGCTCCGCATGGCATTTCACGTCTGCCATTCCATTCGCCCCTTACCCTTCTCTCGAACTGCGCGCTGGCAGCGAACCTTCCTTGCGTGATCGCCGGAGCACCGTGATCGTTGCGGAGGGCGAGCGCCATCTGATCCCTGCCATCTGCTTCTGCATCGTCGGCATTCTCGGCCTCATTGTGCTTGGTCTCTGGATCAACGAACCCGGTCGCCGCGAACTGCTTGTCCTGGGAATCAACTGCGTCGCTCTCCCACCCATCTACCTCAACTACTTGGGAGCCGCAGCACTTCTCGCCTATCCTGCTTCGGCCTACTTCATCGTCTGGGCTGTTCCGGCTTTCCTCACCAACATCTGCCGGACCGTCTTCTTTTTCCAGCTTGCCCATCGCCGGGTTCCGTTCCTCATTTGGGCGCTGATCGCTTTAGCGACGGCCATTCACCTGATCACGTTCGCAGTTGCCGTTCTCCCTCCGTCGCCCGCTCTTTGGCTCGATGGGCTCCGCTCTGGCCCTCTCGGAGCCATCTCTCAGTTCGCATCCGTCCTCGAGTCGTCGGCGCCCTTCTTCGCATTCATGCCTTGGCGCCGCCTTTCACGCCGCATGAGACCCCTGGCTGCTCTGTGCATGGTCTGGGGCGTCACGATGATGCTTTTCTTCTCCGTGCGTTTCACCAGCGCTCGCGTGCCTGGTCTGCCCGATCTGCAAAGCCAATGGAGCAACACAGTCTCAGACTTTGAGGCGATCGCTACGCTCGGTGTTCTCGTCGCCCTTCTCACGTTACTCTCCCGTGAACAGCAACAAGTTGCCCGCGAGCGGGCCATCCTCGCCGGAGAACTCCAGGCCGCACAGCAGGTCCAGCAGCTTCTCGCTCCCAGCACTCTCGATACGCTTCCCGGTTTCCGCCTCGCCGTTGCCTTCCATCCCGTAAGCGAAGTAGGAGGCGATTTCTACAACTGCAGCATTCTCCACGGTGAGCGCCAGCGCATCATCATCGGCGATGTAAGCGGCAAGGGTGCCGCTGCTGCCATGACCGCGGCGGTAATTCTTGGCGCCGCACAGCGGCACGAGGAGGAATCGCCAGCCGCATTGCTGCATCACCTCAACTTGGTGCTGGCCAACATGCACGTCAGTGGGTTCGCCACCTGTCTGTGTGCCGAGATCTCCTCAAGGTGTGAAGTTATCCTAGCGAATGCCGGCCACCTCGCTCCGTATTGCAACGGACACGAACTCTCCATCTTGAACGGATTTCCACTCGGCATCGTTCCAGAAGCCGAATACGCTGAAACAACACTCCAACTTTCCCCCGGCGATTCACTCACATTTTTTTCCGACGGGGTGGTGGAAGCACGCAATCAGGCTGGCGAACTCTTCGGCTTCGACCGCGCGGCCGCAATTTCCACTCAAACGACTGAGTCGATTGCTTCCACTATCCAAGCATTTGGTCAGGAAGACGACGTCACGATTGTTACCCTAGCTCTATGA